One stretch of Desulfobacterales bacterium DNA includes these proteins:
- a CDS encoding PxxKW family cysteine-rich protein has protein sequence MICTTVRKGMECPFMTANGCGYKDGFCHEIVEKCKGCSRSAEFPTGWYCSACPEPEMKWKNGNCNLATHVSKATAAASAKINPIKASKRGNR, from the coding sequence ATGATTTGCACAACAGTTCGAAAGGGCATGGAATGTCCCTTTATGACGGCAAACGGCTGTGGATATAAAGACGGATTCTGCCATGAGATTGTCGAAAAGTGTAAAGGCTGTTCTCGAAGCGCAGAATTTCCAACCGGCTGGTATTGTTCTGCTTGCCCGGAACCTGAAATGAAATGGAAAAACGGTAATTGTAATTTAGCCACCCATGTTTCAAAAGCGACTGCTGCCGCATCAGCCAAGATCAATCCGATCAAAGCTTCCAAACGGGGAAACAGATAA
- a CDS encoding KpsF/GutQ family sugar-phosphate isomerase, producing MIIKQAIEVLQIEAEGILQLIDRIDENFSKMVEMICASKGRVIVGGIGKSGTVGRKIVATLNSTGTRSLFLHPVEAMHGDLGMVCPDDIFLALSNSGETDELNILIPSIRRIGCKVIAFTGRIHSTLARSSDVVIDVGVVREACPMGLVPTASTTALLAMGDALAVVLINKKHFKTSDFKKIHPGGALGQRLCKQVKDIMLTGNCMPHVRTGCSMREAIEEINRLEMGVTLVVEPDMTLAGIVTDGDLRRCIAARRPILDLSVDEIMTLRPRTLDPDTAGYDALNLMEQHQITVLPIVDNTGKVLGILHLHDILGKGEFKFNGS from the coding sequence ATGATCATTAAACAAGCTATTGAAGTTCTTCAGATTGAAGCCGAGGGCATTCTTCAACTCATTGACAGGATTGATGAAAATTTTTCAAAAATGGTAGAAATGATCTGTGCCTCCAAAGGAAGGGTCATTGTAGGCGGCATAGGTAAGTCAGGTACGGTGGGACGAAAAATTGTTGCAACATTAAACAGCACGGGAACCCGGTCGCTGTTTTTGCATCCTGTGGAGGCTATGCATGGGGACTTGGGTATGGTTTGCCCGGATGACATTTTTCTGGCGCTGTCCAACAGCGGCGAAACCGATGAACTGAACATTCTTATTCCCAGCATCAGAAGGATCGGCTGCAAAGTAATTGCGTTTACGGGCAGGATTCACTCCACATTGGCCAGAAGCAGCGACGTTGTCATCGATGTCGGTGTGGTTCGGGAAGCATGTCCGATGGGGCTTGTCCCTACCGCCAGCACGACCGCCCTTCTGGCCATGGGAGATGCCCTTGCGGTCGTCCTTATCAACAAAAAACATTTTAAAACCAGCGATTTTAAAAAAATTCATCCCGGTGGCGCGCTGGGGCAGAGACTCTGCAAACAGGTCAAAGACATCATGCTGACCGGCAACTGCATGCCACATGTCAGGACAGGCTGTTCCATGCGCGAAGCCATAGAGGAAATAAATCGACTTGAAATGGGCGTCACCCTTGTTGTAGAACCAGACATGACACTGGCCGGAATCGTCACGGACGGCGATCTCAGGAGATGTATCGCCGCCAGACGGCCGATTCTGGATTTATCCGTAGATGAGATAATGACCCTGAGGCCGCGAACCCTCGATCCGGATACAGCAGGCTACGATGCGCTCAATCTGATGGAACAGCATCAGATTACCGTGCTTCCCATTGTCGATAATACAGGAAAAGTGCTTGGAATTTTGCATTTACATGATATTTTAGGTAAAGGTGAATTTAAATTCAACGGATCATGA